Proteins encoded together in one Antennarius striatus isolate MH-2024 chromosome 13, ASM4005453v1, whole genome shotgun sequence window:
- the spns2 gene encoding sphingosine-1-phosphate transporter SPNS2 isoform X2: MLDIKRHYGVSDSGLGLLQTVFICSFMVAAPIFGYLGDRFNRKVILSCGIFFWSIVTLSSSFIGKEYYWLFVLSRGLVGIGESSYSSISPTIIGDLFTNNSRTMMLSVFYLAIPLGSGLGYILGSSAKEAAGDWHWALRVSPVLGLIAGTLILAFVPDPKRGSADQMGGRIKTHTSWLVDMKALAKNRSYVFSSLASAAVSFATGAFSIWIPIYLTRAQEVQKTAEPCAKDICSSTDSLIFGAITCVTGLLGVVIGAATTRLCRQKTERADPLVCAVSMLGSAIFICLIFVVAKKSIIGAYVCIFIGETLLFLNWAITADILMFVIIPTRRATAVAFQSFTSHLLGDAGSPYLIGLISDALQQSYATSALWRFLSLGYALMLCPFIIVLGGMFFLATALFFLDDREKAEKQLNQLTRRPSSAKV; encoded by the exons TTTTCATCTGCAGCTTCATGGTGGCGGCTCCCATCTTCGGTTACCTGGGCGACCGCTTCAACAGAAAGGTCATCCTGAGCTGTGGCATTTTCTTCTGGTCCATTGTTACCCTGTCGAGCTCCTTCATCGGTAAAGAG TACTACTGGCTCTTCGTTCTCTCACGGGGGCTTGTGGGTATCGGCGAGTCCAGCTACTCCTCCATCTCCCCCACCATCATTGGAGACCTGTTCACCAATAACAGCCGCACCATGATGCTCTCCGTCTTCTACCTGGCCATCCCTCTGGGAAG CGGCTTGGGTTACATCCTGGGCTCTAGCGCCAAGGAGGCTGCAGGCGACTGGCACTGGGCATTAAGG GTGTCTCCAGTTTTAGGGCTCATCGCTGGAACCCTGATCCTGGCCTTCGTGCCCGACCCAAAGCGAGGCAGCGCCGATCAGATGGGCGGCCGCATcaagacacacacttcctggcTGGTTGACATGAAGGCGCTCGCCAAGAA CCGGAGCTACGTCTTCTCCTCCCTGGCCTCGGCGGCGGTCTCTTTCGCCACCGGCGCGTTCTCCATCTGGATCCCCATCTACCTGACCCGAGCCCAGGAGGTGCAAAAGACGGCCGAGCCCTGCGCCAAAGACATCTGCAGCAGCACCGACAG CCTGATCTTCGGGGCAATCACCTgcgtcacgggtctgctgggcGTGGTCATCGGCGCCGCCACCACGCGCCTGTGCCGTCAGAAGACGGAGCGCGCCGACCCGCTGGTGTGCGCCGTCAGCATGCTGGGATCGGCCATCTTCATCTGCCTCATCTTCGTGGTGGCCAAGAAGAGCATCATCGGCGCCTAC gTTTGCATCTTCATCGGAGAGACGCTGCTTTTCTTAAACTGGGCCATAACAGCAGACATTTTAATG TTTGTCATCATCCCCACACGGAGAGCAACGGCGGTCGCCTTCCAGAGCTTCACCTCCCACCTCCTGGGCGACGCCGGGAGTCCGTACCTGATTGGACTG aTATCCGACGCCCTCCAGCAGAGCTATGCTACATCAGCGCTGTGGCGTTTCCTCAGCCTGGGCTACGCCCTCATGCTCTGCCCCTTCATCATCGTCCTGGGGGGCATGTTCTTCCTGGCCACCGCGCTGTTTTTCCTGGACGACAGGGAGAAAGCCGAGAAGCA gCTGAACCAGTTGACACGACGGCCGTCCTCAGCCAAAGTATGA